One Acidobacteriota bacterium genomic window carries:
- a CDS encoding DMT family transporter, with amino-acid sequence MTAHAHFGEMLALATALVWASAVILFKKSGETASPLGLNLFKNLLAFLLVLPTMAVMGVEPLRAAPPGDYALLVLSGVLGIGIADTLFFKSLNLLGAARSAVVDCLYSPVIILLSMLWLGERITAVQAAGVALIVSAVLALGGEKGAARITRRQLSAGIALGALSMAAMGVGIVMIKPLLERSPILWAVEVRFAGAAVFLLLALACHPGRRAVLGSLLHSRGWKFMLPGSFLGAYVAILLWVGGMKYATASVASALNQTSNLFIFLFAALFLKERITRPKLAGIVLGVLGVLCVMLAGPRDG; translated from the coding sequence ATGACGGCGCACGCGCATTTCGGGGAAATGCTGGCCCTGGCGACGGCCCTGGTCTGGGCCTCGGCCGTCATCCTGTTCAAGAAGAGCGGGGAGACCGCCTCGCCGCTGGGACTGAACCTCTTCAAGAACCTGCTGGCGTTCCTGCTCGTGCTGCCGACCATGGCCGTCATGGGGGTGGAGCCGCTCCGGGCGGCGCCGCCGGGGGATTACGCCCTCCTCGTCCTCAGCGGGGTGCTCGGCATCGGCATCGCCGACACCCTCTTCTTCAAGTCCCTCAACCTGCTCGGCGCGGCGCGCTCGGCCGTCGTGGACTGCCTCTACAGCCCCGTCATCATCCTCCTGTCGATGCTGTGGCTGGGGGAGCGCATCACGGCGGTCCAGGCGGCGGGGGTGGCGCTGATCGTGTCGGCCGTCCTCGCCCTCGGCGGTGAAAAGGGGGCGGCCCGCATCACCCGGCGCCAGCTCTCCGCCGGGATCGCGCTGGGCGCCCTGTCCATGGCGGCGATGGGGGTCGGCATCGTCATGATCAAGCCGCTGCTCGAACGCTCGCCCATCCTCTGGGCGGTCGAGGTGCGCTTCGCCGGGGCCGCCGTGTTCCTCCTCCTCGCGCTCGCGTGCCACCCCGGGCGCCGGGCCGTCCTCGGCTCGCTCCTGCACTCCCGGGGGTGGAAGTTCATGCTCCCGGGGTCCTTCCTCGGGGCCTATGTCGCCATCCTTCTCTGGGTCGGCGGGATGAAATACGCCACCGCCTCCGTCGCCTCGGCGCTGAACCAGACGAGCAACCTCTTCATCTTCCTCTTCGCCGCCCTCTTCCTGAAGGAGCGGATCACGCGCCCGAAGCTCGCCGGCATCGTGCTGGGCGTGCTCGGCGTTCTCTGCGTCATGCTGGCCGGGCCGCGGGACGGATGA